The following are encoded in a window of Chiloscyllium plagiosum isolate BGI_BamShark_2017 chromosome 11, ASM401019v2, whole genome shotgun sequence genomic DNA:
- the LOC122554364 gene encoding T-cell acute lymphocytic leukemia protein 1 homolog, whose translation MMEKVGSDLGETPSDDLSPVQKDFPRHRADREEAESTSEPADQCTEGQQLPAEQQSASNDGVSKETRHDSPDPLSEVPVINLMQRGVQPINERDQKGTFTHSVPTTELSRPPVPLTLQSPVSENRMVQLTTAHLPLPAARAMLYNSTSQYQTLPLLNSEPEPFNMFSSNRVKRRPTPYDVEVTTGVAQPKIVRRIFTNSRERWRQQNVNGAFAELRKLIPTHPPDKKLSKNEILRLAMKYINFLAKLLSDQEQEGEQRGLQIKEADSTRLASDDIQEMSPDSSCGSCFDGTGSPESLSEEHDHLESRHGNHRHSILPPDVNGQR comes from the exons ATGATGGAAAAAGTCGGATCGGATCTTGGTGAAACTCCCAGCGATGATCTGAGTCCTGTGCAGAAAGATTTCCCCAGACACAGAGCAGACCGTGAGGAAGCGGAAAGCACGAGCGAGcctgcagatcaatgcactgagggaCAGCAGCTCCCAGCCGAGCAACAATCTGCGTCAAATGATGGGGTTTCCAAGGAAACGAGACACGACTCCCCTGATCCCCTATCGGAAGTGCCAGTCATAAACCTGATGCAAAGAGGAGTCCAGCCTATAAATGAGAGGGATCAGAAAGGCACGTTTACTCATTCAGTACCGACCACCGAGTTGTCAAGACCCCCGGTGCCTCTGACTCTTCAAAGTCCAGTGAGTGAGAATCGGATGGTCCAGTTAACTACAGCTCATCTCCCTCTGCCTGCAGCCAGAGCAATGCTGTATAACAGCACTTCCCAGTACCAGACCTTGCCACTTTTAAACAG TGAGCCAGAACCCTTCAACATGTTCTCCAGTAATAGAGTGAAAAGAAGGCCAACTCCCTACGACGTGGAAGTCACTACTG GTGTTGCTCAGCCTAAAATTGTCCGCAGGATCTTCACAAACAGCAGGGAGAGGTGGAGGCAACAGAATGTCAACGGGGCCTTCGCGGAACTTCGCAAACTCATCCCGACCCACCCGCCAGACAAGAAACTGAGCAAGAATGAGATCCTCCGCCTGGCCATGAAATATATCAATTTCTTGGCCAAACTGCTGAGCGATCAAGAGCAGGAAGGTGAGCAGCGGGGGTTACAGATTAAAGAGGCGGACAGTACCAGGCTGGCCAGTGATGACATCCAAGAGATGTCTCCAGACTCGAGCTGTGGAAGCTGTTTCGATGGAACAGGAAGCCCGGAAAGTCTTAGCGAAGAACACGATCATCTCGAGTCACGACATGGAAACCACCGCCACTCCATACTTCCTCCAGATGTCAATGGACAGCGGTGA